One genomic window of Mesorhizobium shangrilense includes the following:
- a CDS encoding ABC transporter permease produces the protein MTDFLKSFGRSRAGMIGAIMLLALVLMALFADVLYPGDPWRMAGAPNLPPLAPGHIFGTDQLGRDLAAGIVHGARMSLIIGFVSTVVSLLVGVIVGAVAGYFSSWVDDMLMRLTEFFQTIPSFMLAIVLVAIFSPSLWSIVSAIAIVSWPPVARLVRAEFLTLRSRDFVKAARIGGSSHFNIIFHQILPNAISPVIVMSSLMVAAAILIESGLSFLGLGDRNFITWGFMIGAGRTMIRHAWWLSAIPGFAIFATVLALNLFGQGLSDVLNPRLSRRVRA, from the coding sequence ATGACGGATTTCCTTAAATCCTTCGGCAGGAGCCGCGCAGGCATGATCGGCGCGATCATGCTGCTGGCGCTCGTCCTGATGGCGCTGTTCGCCGACGTACTCTACCCCGGCGACCCGTGGCGCATGGCCGGCGCGCCGAACCTGCCGCCGCTGGCGCCGGGCCACATATTCGGCACCGACCAGCTCGGCCGCGACCTCGCCGCGGGCATCGTGCACGGCGCGCGCATGTCGCTGATCATCGGCTTCGTCTCGACCGTCGTCTCGCTGCTGGTCGGGGTCATCGTCGGCGCGGTGGCCGGTTATTTTTCGAGCTGGGTCGACGACATGCTGATGCGTCTCACCGAGTTCTTCCAGACCATCCCCTCCTTCATGCTGGCCATCGTGCTGGTGGCGATCTTCTCGCCGTCGCTCTGGTCGATCGTGTCGGCGATCGCGATCGTCAGCTGGCCGCCGGTCGCCCGCCTGGTGCGGGCGGAGTTCCTGACGCTGCGCAGCCGGGATTTCGTTAAGGCGGCGCGCATCGGCGGCAGCTCGCACTTCAACATCATCTTCCACCAGATCCTGCCCAACGCCATCTCGCCGGTCATCGTCATGTCCTCGCTGATGGTCGCGGCGGCGATCCTGATCGAATCCGGCCTGTCCTTCCTCGGGCTCGGAGACCGCAACTTCATCACTTGGGGCTTCATGATCGGGGCCGGCCGCACGATGATCCGCCATGCCTGGTGGCTGAGCGCCATCCCCGGCTTCGCGATCTTCGCGACCGTGCTCGCCCTCAATCTTTTCGGGCAGGGTCTGAGCGACGTCCTCAACCCCAGACTATCGCGGAGAGTGCGGGCATGA
- a CDS encoding dipeptide ABC transporter ATP-binding protein has translation MSGNANVVVEIRDLNIALPAGADRPLAVQNLSVELRENEILCVVGESGSGKSLLAGAIMGLLPPGVHVSGGSIRYDGRELSTLDEAGFRPIRGRRIAMIFQEPMTALNPVLTVHEQIDEVLQAHGMTDAAKRQHRILELLEATGLPEPATLQHAYPFRLSGGQRQRVMIAMALALEPDVLIADEPTTALDVTTQKQILSLLREVQQRSKLAVLFITHDFGVVADIASRVAVMQHGVLVEYGGARDVLDQPQHPYTQRLIDAVRGLSREPLLLQGESSSTVLEIANATKTYVTRSGFFTSQLREVHALRNVNLKVEHGETVGLVGESGSGKSTLGQVVVQLLDADAGTIRFNGEDLSAMSRKRFSEVRPKIQMIFQDPYASLNPRHKIGRVLTESQILHGATKEEALARAEAMLEMVSLDRSALRRFPHEFSGGQRQRIGIARALVMEPELIVADEPVSALDVSIQAQVLDLLLDLRRKLKLSMLFITHDLRVAAQLCDRIAVMRKGEIVELDASEKVLRDPQHEYTRLLLNSMPGHDWLAGTGAKASAA, from the coding sequence ATGAGCGGGAATGCGAACGTCGTCGTCGAGATCCGCGATCTCAACATAGCGCTGCCGGCGGGCGCCGACCGGCCGCTGGCGGTCCAGAACCTCTCCGTCGAGCTGCGCGAGAACGAAATCCTCTGCGTGGTCGGGGAATCGGGTTCGGGCAAGTCGCTGCTCGCCGGCGCGATCATGGGCCTGCTGCCGCCCGGCGTGCATGTCTCGGGCGGTTCGATCCGCTATGACGGCCGCGAGCTGTCGACGCTGGACGAAGCCGGCTTCCGCCCGATCCGGGGCCGTCGCATCGCCATGATCTTCCAGGAGCCGATGACGGCGCTCAATCCGGTGCTGACCGTGCACGAGCAGATCGACGAGGTGCTGCAGGCGCATGGCATGACCGACGCCGCAAAGCGCCAGCATCGCATCCTCGAACTGCTGGAAGCCACCGGCCTGCCGGAGCCCGCAACCCTGCAGCACGCCTATCCGTTCCGGCTCTCGGGCGGCCAGCGACAGCGCGTCATGATCGCCATGGCGCTGGCCCTGGAGCCGGACGTGCTGATCGCCGACGAGCCGACCACCGCGCTCGACGTTACGACCCAGAAGCAGATCCTGTCGCTGCTGCGCGAGGTGCAGCAGCGCAGCAAGCTGGCGGTCCTCTTCATCACCCACGATTTCGGTGTCGTCGCCGATATCGCCAGCCGGGTCGCGGTGATGCAGCATGGCGTGCTGGTGGAATATGGCGGCGCGCGCGACGTGCTGGACCAGCCGCAGCATCCCTATACGCAGCGCCTGATCGACGCCGTGCGCGGCCTCTCGCGCGAGCCGTTGCTGCTGCAGGGGGAGTCGTCCTCGACCGTGCTCGAGATCGCCAACGCCACCAAGACCTATGTCACGCGTTCGGGGTTCTTCACCTCGCAATTGCGCGAGGTGCACGCCCTCAGGAACGTCAACCTCAAGGTCGAGCACGGCGAAACCGTCGGTCTGGTGGGCGAGTCCGGTTCCGGCAAGTCCACTCTGGGCCAGGTCGTGGTGCAGTTGCTCGACGCCGATGCCGGCACGATCCGGTTCAACGGCGAGGACCTTTCGGCCATGAGCCGCAAGCGCTTCTCCGAGGTGCGGCCGAAGATCCAGATGATATTCCAGGATCCCTACGCCTCGCTCAATCCGCGGCACAAGATCGGGCGGGTGCTGACGGAGAGCCAGATCCTGCACGGCGCGACGAAGGAAGAGGCGCTGGCGCGGGCCGAGGCGATGCTCGAAATGGTCAGCCTCGACCGCAGCGCGCTGAGGCGTTTCCCGCATGAATTCTCCGGCGGGCAGCGGCAGCGCATCGGCATTGCCCGCGCGCTCGTGATGGAGCCGGAGCTGATCGTCGCCGACGAGCCGGTTTCGGCGCTGGACGTGTCGATCCAGGCGCAGGTGCTGGACCTGCTTCTCGACCTGCGGCGCAAGCTGAAGCTGTCGATGCTGTTCATCACCCACGACCTGCGCGTGGCGGCGCAGCTCTGCGACCGCATCGCGGTCATGCGCAAGGGCGAGATCGTCGAGCTGGACGCCAGCGAAAAGGTGCTGCGCGACCCGCAGCACGAGTATACCAGGCTGCTATTGAACTCCATGCCGGGCCATGACTGGCTGGCTGGAACGGGCGCCAAGGCAAGCGCGGCCTAG
- a CDS encoding molybdopterin guanine dinucleotide-containing S/N-oxide reductase has product MKAYTSAHWGIREVFDAGGGELRLENFAGDPDPTPIGLDQHGDRVEGVRVRRPSVRRSWLEKGPGASPELRGRDPFVEVEWDEALDLVAAELQRVRDVHGNEAIFGGSYGWSSAGRFHHAQSQVHRFLNSIGGYVRHLNSYSLGAARVMMSRIIAPMESLMANHTSWDVMAQNTRLFVAFGGVPWKNAQISAGGIARHRVRPGLKALREAGIRIVNIGPVGDNLEADGVEWIRLRPNTDTALMLAIAWTLVDEGLADRAFLERYCVGFDRFEAYVMGRSDGQPRDPQWAESITGVPAATIAALARDMAATRTMVNMAWSLQRASHGEQPCWMLVTLAAMLGQIGLPGGGFGFGYGATNSLGSDERLLSGPTLPQGANPVSAFIPVARIADMLLQPGGSFAYDGGVHTYPDIRMVYWAGGNPYHHHQDLNRLVKAWEKPETIVVHEQYWTATAKRADIVLPATISMERDDIGYSTREGHLVAMKRVKAPLAEARDDYDIFADLAGRLGAPGYTEGLTSREWLQRLYEESRGKMAGHGVSLPDFETFWKTDLIDLGEHSRPVVMLEEFRNDPAANPLATPSGRIEIFSETIEGFGLDDCPGHAAWLEPHEWLGQVQPGDTRLHLISDQPQRRLHSQLDAASHSLEGKVAGREPVYLNPQDAAARGIADGDIVELSNERGRCLAGVILSEDIMPGVARLATGAWYDPDPDTGLEKHGNPNVLTLDVGTSSFAQGSVAQTCLVEVSGPVRDAPQVTAFDPPPFVVRGS; this is encoded by the coding sequence ATGAAGGCCTATACGTCCGCCCACTGGGGCATCCGCGAAGTGTTCGACGCCGGCGGAGGCGAACTGCGGCTGGAAAATTTCGCCGGCGATCCGGACCCGACGCCGATCGGCCTCGACCAGCATGGCGACCGCGTCGAGGGCGTGCGCGTACGCCGCCCGTCGGTGCGGCGCAGCTGGCTGGAGAAGGGGCCCGGGGCGTCGCCCGAACTGCGCGGCCGCGATCCTTTCGTCGAGGTGGAATGGGACGAGGCGCTCGATCTCGTCGCCGCCGAATTGCAGCGGGTGCGCGATGTGCACGGCAATGAGGCGATATTCGGCGGATCCTACGGCTGGTCCAGCGCCGGCCGCTTCCATCATGCGCAAAGCCAGGTGCACCGCTTCCTGAACAGCATCGGCGGCTATGTGCGCCATCTCAATTCCTACAGCCTCGGCGCTGCGCGCGTGATGATGAGCAGGATCATCGCGCCGATGGAAAGCCTGATGGCCAACCACACCTCGTGGGACGTGATGGCGCAGAATACCCGACTCTTCGTCGCCTTCGGCGGCGTGCCGTGGAAGAACGCGCAGATATCGGCGGGCGGCATTGCCCGCCATCGCGTTCGGCCCGGCCTGAAAGCGCTCCGCGAGGCCGGCATACGCATCGTCAACATCGGCCCGGTCGGCGACAATCTCGAGGCCGACGGCGTCGAGTGGATCAGGCTGCGTCCCAACACCGACACCGCGCTGATGCTGGCGATTGCCTGGACGCTGGTGGACGAAGGGCTGGCCGATCGCGCCTTCCTCGAGCGCTATTGCGTCGGTTTCGACCGCTTCGAGGCCTATGTGATGGGGCGCAGCGACGGTCAGCCGCGCGATCCGCAGTGGGCCGAATCCATAACCGGCGTTCCCGCCGCGACGATCGCGGCGCTGGCCCGCGACATGGCCGCGACCCGCACCATGGTCAACATGGCGTGGTCGCTGCAGCGCGCTTCGCATGGCGAGCAGCCGTGCTGGATGCTGGTGACGCTGGCGGCCATGCTCGGCCAGATCGGCCTGCCCGGCGGCGGCTTCGGCTTCGGCTACGGCGCCACCAACTCGCTGGGCAGCGACGAGCGACTGCTGTCCGGCCCGACGCTGCCGCAGGGCGCGAACCCCGTTTCGGCCTTCATCCCGGTCGCGCGCATCGCCGACATGCTGCTGCAGCCCGGCGGCAGCTTCGCCTATGACGGCGGCGTGCACACCTATCCCGACATCCGCATGGTCTATTGGGCGGGCGGCAATCCCTATCACCACCATCAGGACCTGAACCGGCTGGTCAAGGCATGGGAGAAGCCGGAGACGATCGTCGTTCACGAGCAATACTGGACCGCGACTGCCAAGCGGGCCGACATCGTCCTGCCCGCCACGATCTCGATGGAGCGCGACGACATCGGCTATTCCACGCGCGAGGGCCATCTCGTGGCGATGAAGCGGGTCAAGGCGCCGCTGGCCGAGGCCCGCGACGACTACGACATCTTCGCCGACCTTGCCGGGCGGCTCGGCGCGCCCGGATACACCGAAGGCCTCACCTCCAGGGAGTGGCTGCAGCGACTTTACGAGGAAAGCCGCGGCAAGATGGCCGGGCACGGCGTGTCGCTGCCGGATTTCGAAACCTTCTGGAAAACCGACCTCATCGACCTGGGCGAGCACAGCCGGCCTGTCGTGATGCTCGAGGAGTTCCGCAACGACCCGGCCGCCAATCCGCTGGCGACGCCTTCCGGGCGCATCGAGATCTTCTCGGAAACCATTGAAGGTTTCGGCCTGGACGATTGCCCCGGCCATGCGGCGTGGCTGGAGCCGCATGAATGGCTGGGCCAGGTCCAGCCCGGCGACACGCGACTGCACCTGATCTCCGACCAGCCGCAGCGGCGGCTGCACAGCCAGCTCGACGCCGCCAGCCACAGCCTCGAAGGCAAGGTCGCCGGCCGCGAGCCCGTCTATCTCAATCCGCAGGACGCGGCGGCGCGCGGCATCGCCGATGGCGACATCGTCGAGCTCAGCAATGAGCGCGGGCGCTGCCTTGCCGGTGTAATCCTGAGCGAGGACATCATGCCGGGCGTCGCGCGTCTCGCGACAGGCGCGTGGTACGACCCGGATCCCGACACGGGGCTGGAGAAGCACGGCAATCCCAACGTGCTGACGCTGGACGTGGGCACGTCGAGCTTCGCGCAGGGCAGCGTAGCGCAGACCTGCCTGGTGGAGGTCAGCGGCCCGGTCCGCGATGCGCCGCAGGTCACCGCCTTCGATCCGCCGCCCTTCGTCGTCCGCGGATCCTGA
- a CDS encoding Lrp/AsnC family transcriptional regulator, translated as MEKIDDIDRRILTVLQKEGDISQRDLAEKVGLSQNACWRRLQNLKASGLVLGTHTRINLAALGYDLTVFVMIRTRHHSREWAERFRAHVEQLPGVTDFYRIGGEWDYLIKVVAKGIAGYDAFYQKLTTDFDLATVTGFFSMETIIDGRAVDLRRMR; from the coding sequence ATGGAAAAAATCGACGATATTGATCGACGCATCCTGACGGTGCTGCAAAAGGAAGGCGACATCTCGCAGCGCGATCTTGCCGAGAAGGTCGGGCTTTCCCAGAACGCATGCTGGCGACGGCTGCAGAACCTGAAGGCGAGCGGCCTGGTCCTGGGAACGCACACGCGGATCAACCTTGCCGCGCTGGGCTACGACCTGACAGTGTTCGTGATGATCCGTACCAGGCATCATTCGCGCGAGTGGGCCGAGCGCTTTCGCGCCCATGTCGAGCAATTGCCGGGCGTGACGGATTTCTATCGCATCGGCGGCGAATGGGACTATCTGATCAAAGTGGTCGCCAAGGGCATCGCCGGCTACGACGCCTTCTACCAGAAGCTCACCACCGACTTCGACCTCGCAACGGTGACGGGCTTCTTCTCCATGGAGACGATCATCGACGGGCGCGCAGTGGATCTGCGCCGGATGCGATAG